One stretch of Tenacibaculum sp. MAR_2010_89 DNA includes these proteins:
- the atpD gene encoding F0F1 ATP synthase subunit beta translates to MSTITGKVSQIIGPVIDVEFNTENAELPKIYDSLEIKKADGSTLVLEVQQHIGEDTVRTISMDATDGLSRGAEVVATGNPIQMPIGNDIYGRLFNVTGDAIDGLGNLPKTGETGLPIHRLAPKFDELSTSTEVLFTGIKVIDLIEPYAKGGKIGLFGGAGVGKTVLIQELINNIAKGHGGLSVFAGVGERTREGNDLLREMLESGIIKYGDDFMHSMEEGGWDLSKVDKPGMRDSKATFVFGQMNEPPGARARVALSGLTIAEYFRDGAGEAQGKDVLFFVDNIFRFTQAGSEVSALLGRMPSAVGYQPTLATEMGAMQERITSTKKGSITSVQAVYVPADDLTDPAPATTFAHLDATTVLSRKIAELGIYPAVDPLDSTSRILTADILGDEHYNTAQRVKEILQRYKELQDIIAILGMEELSEEDKLVVHRARRVQRFLSQPFHVAEQFTGIPGCLVDIKDTIKGFNMIMDGELDKYPEAAFNLRGSIQEAIDAGEKMLAEA, encoded by the coding sequence ATGTCTACAATAACAGGTAAAGTTTCTCAAATAATTGGTCCAGTTATCGATGTTGAGTTTAATACAGAAAATGCTGAATTACCAAAAATTTATGATTCATTAGAAATTAAAAAAGCTGATGGTTCAACTTTGGTTTTAGAAGTTCAACAACATATTGGTGAAGATACAGTTCGTACTATTTCTATGGATGCAACTGATGGTTTAAGTAGAGGTGCAGAAGTTGTAGCTACTGGTAACCCTATTCAAATGCCAATAGGTAATGACATTTATGGTCGTTTATTTAATGTAACAGGTGATGCTATTGATGGTTTAGGTAACTTACCTAAAACAGGTGAAACTGGTTTACCAATACACCGTTTAGCTCCTAAATTTGATGAACTATCTACTTCTACTGAAGTATTATTTACAGGTATTAAAGTAATTGATTTAATTGAGCCTTACGCTAAAGGAGGGAAAATTGGATTATTTGGTGGTGCTGGAGTTGGTAAAACTGTATTAATTCAAGAGTTAATTAACAATATAGCAAAAGGACACGGAGGTTTATCTGTATTTGCTGGTGTTGGTGAAAGAACTCGTGAAGGAAATGATTTATTAAGAGAGATGTTAGAATCTGGAATTATCAAATATGGTGATGATTTTATGCACTCTATGGAAGAAGGTGGATGGGATTTGTCTAAAGTTGACAAACCTGGAATGAGAGACTCTAAAGCAACGTTTGTTTTTGGACAAATGAATGAACCACCTGGTGCACGTGCACGTGTTGCATTATCAGGATTAACAATCGCTGAGTATTTCCGTGATGGAGCTGGTGAAGCTCAAGGTAAAGATGTATTATTTTTCGTAGATAACATATTCCGTTTTACTCAAGCAGGATCTGAAGTATCAGCCTTACTAGGACGTATGCCTTCTGCCGTAGGTTACCAACCAACCTTAGCTACAGAAATGGGAGCTATGCAAGAACGTATTACTTCTACTAAAAAAGGATCTATTACATCTGTACAAGCAGTTTATGTACCTGCAGATGATTTAACAGATCCAGCACCAGCTACAACATTTGCTCACTTAGATGCTACTACTGTATTATCTCGTAAAATTGCTGAATTAGGTATTTATCCTGCGGTTGACCCGTTAGATTCTACTTCAAGAATTTTAACAGCTGATATATTAGGAGATGAACATTATAATACTGCTCAAAGAGTAAAAGAAATTTTACAACGATATAAAGAATTACAAGATATTATTGCCATCTTAGGTATGGAAGAATTATCTGAAGAAGATAAATTAGTAGTTCACAGAGCACGTCGTGTACAACGTTTCTTATCTCAACCATTTCACGTAGCTGAGCAATTTACAGGTATACCTGGTTGTTTAGTTGATATTAAAGACACTATTAAAGGATTTAATATGATTATGGATGGTGAATTAGACAAGTATCCAGAAGCAGCTTTTAACTTAAGAGGTTCTATTCAAGAAGCAATTGATGCTGGAGAAAAAATGTTAGCAGAAGCGTAA
- a CDS encoding F0F1 ATP synthase subunit epsilon, with protein sequence MFLEIVTPEAILFSSKVDSVTVPGIDGEFQMLNNHAPIVSILDKGSVKIHVHTQSNLSFDDLHGSIERLPADNKVLTLNIKSGTLEMKDNKVIILAD encoded by the coding sequence ATGTTTTTAGAAATCGTAACTCCAGAAGCTATTTTATTTTCATCGAAAGTAGATTCTGTTACAGTACCTGGTATAGATGGTGAATTTCAAATGCTAAATAACCATGCTCCTATAGTATCTATTTTAGATAAAGGGAGTGTTAAGATCCATGTTCATACGCAAAGTAATTTATCTTTTGATGATTTACATGGTAGCATTGAGAGATTACCTGCCGATAATAAAGTTTTAACTTTAAATATCAAGTCTGGTACGTTAGAAATGAAAGATAATAAAGTAATTATCCTTGCAGATTAA
- a CDS encoding twin-arginine translocase TatA/TatE family subunit: MNTTFLFIGGPEIFIILLIVVMLFGADKIPEIARGLGKGMRQIKDATNDIKKEINDSAKNQGIDTDFVRDINKEVNDVKDNIDDFTGPIKRKL; encoded by the coding sequence ATGAATACAACTTTCTTATTTATTGGTGGTCCTGAAATATTTATTATACTTTTAATAGTTGTAATGCTTTTTGGAGCAGATAAAATTCCTGAAATAGCTAGAGGGTTAGGAAAAGGTATGCGTCAAATAAAAGATGCTACTAATGATATTAAAAAAGAAATTAATGATAGCGCTAAAAATCAAGGTATAGACACTGATTTTGTTCGTGATATAAACAAAGAAGTTAATGATGTTAAAGATAACATCGATGATTTCACTGGACCAATAAAACGTAAGCTATAA
- a CDS encoding O-methyltransferase, producing the protein MNFLPDLIDDYAVKHSQNEPELLKELNRETWQKVLNPRMLSGAFQGRVLSMISKLIKPKSILEIGTYTGYSALCLAEGLSEDGVLHTIDKNEELEELQFKYFQKSGFQNQIKQYIGNAIEIIPSINSTFDLVFIDADKSNYLNYFELIVDKMNKGGVILSDNVLWSGKVVEPLNPKDIDTKILLEYNKLLKEDTRLETVLLPIRDGLTITRVK; encoded by the coding sequence ATGAATTTTTTACCTGATTTAATTGACGATTATGCTGTTAAGCATTCTCAAAATGAACCTGAATTGTTAAAAGAATTAAATAGAGAAACATGGCAAAAGGTTTTGAATCCTAGAATGTTAAGTGGTGCTTTTCAAGGTAGAGTTTTGTCAATGATTTCAAAATTAATCAAACCAAAGTCAATTTTAGAAATAGGAACTTATACTGGGTATTCAGCTTTATGTTTAGCTGAAGGGTTAAGTGAAGATGGAGTTCTACATACTATTGATAAGAATGAGGAGTTAGAAGAATTACAGTTTAAATATTTTCAAAAATCTGGTTTTCAAAACCAAATTAAGCAATATATAGGAAATGCTATAGAAATTATTCCATCTATAAATTCAACATTTGATTTAGTATTTATTGATGCAGATAAGTCAAATTATTTAAATTATTTTGAATTGATAGTTGATAAGATGAATAAAGGTGGAGTTATATTATCAGATAATGTATTGTGGAGTGGTAAGGTTGTAGAACCTTTAAACCCGAAAGATATTGATACAAAAATACTTTTAGAGTATAATAAGTTATTAAAAGAAGATACACGTTTAGAAACGGTTCTTTTACCAATAAGAGATGGGTTAACAATAACTCGAGTTAAGTAG
- a CDS encoding sigma-70 family RNA polymerase sigma factor — MNPKENNNTLSPDKWVDAYADYLYNFAVVRVNNEAIAKDLVQETFFAGLKSAKNFEGKSTERTWLVSILKRKVIDYYRKINSKKGKAEVRMNFYEGGENEGSWIEERVPQSWRNEADHTIENNELKTQIDKCIDSLPEKYAMVFRMKTIQEFETEEICKELDITPSNLWVIIHRARTQLRNCMEKNWFNN, encoded by the coding sequence ATGAACCCGAAGGAAAACAACAATACATTATCCCCTGATAAATGGGTTGATGCGTATGCAGATTATTTATATAATTTTGCAGTAGTTCGTGTCAACAATGAAGCAATAGCAAAAGATTTAGTTCAAGAAACTTTTTTTGCTGGTTTAAAATCAGCAAAGAATTTTGAAGGTAAATCTACAGAAAGAACTTGGCTTGTTTCTATTTTGAAACGAAAAGTCATTGATTATTATCGAAAAATCAACTCAAAAAAAGGGAAGGCTGAGGTAAGAATGAATTTTTATGAGGGAGGAGAAAATGAAGGTAGTTGGATTGAAGAACGTGTTCCCCAGTCATGGAGAAATGAAGCAGATCATACAATTGAAAATAATGAGCTTAAAACTCAAATAGATAAATGTATTGATAGTTTGCCTGAAAAATATGCGATGGTTTTTAGAATGAAAACAATTCAAGAATTTGAAACTGAAGAAATTTGTAAGGAACTAGATATTACGCCGTCGAATCTATGGGTTATTATTCATAGAGCACGAACCCAACTAAGAAATTGTATGGAAAAGAACTGGTTTAATAATTAA
- a CDS encoding PD40 domain-containing protein, translating to MKKLILFFLLTHNCFSQEVNLFSPEIFKSLPNVRDFSMSRDKNEIYFSIESYRKEYSFIAYIKRLGNTWSKPKVVSFSGVFKDLEPFLSPDGLKLFFASNRNVTSTDVKNDIDIWYVKRSTLNDEWSDPINVGLTINTNKNEFYPSVTNNGDLFFTAEYSDSKGKEDIYVSRFINNKYTKPVALSSAINTEKYEFNAYVSPDEKFIVFTSYGRKDDLGRGDLYLSYKDGKGNWLPAKNLGGRINSKDLDYCPFIDVDTNILYFTSSRSSVPKKMKSKKSLKEIIDNINSLPNGLSRIYSTSLNKK from the coding sequence ATGAAAAAATTGATCTTATTTTTTCTGTTAACTCATAATTGTTTTTCACAAGAAGTTAATCTTTTCTCTCCAGAAATTTTTAAAAGCTTGCCAAATGTCCGTGATTTTTCAATGAGTAGAGATAAAAATGAGATTTATTTTAGCATTGAAAGTTATCGAAAGGAATATTCTTTTATTGCTTATATTAAAAGGTTAGGTAATACATGGAGCAAGCCGAAAGTAGTTAGTTTTTCTGGTGTGTTTAAAGATCTAGAGCCTTTTCTATCTCCTGACGGACTCAAGTTGTTTTTTGCTTCTAATAGAAATGTTACTTCAACTGATGTTAAAAATGATATTGATATATGGTACGTGAAAAGAAGTACATTAAATGACGAATGGTCTGACCCAATTAATGTAGGGTTAACAATTAATACTAATAAAAATGAATTTTATCCATCTGTAACTAATAACGGAGATTTGTTTTTTACAGCAGAATATTCAGACTCAAAAGGAAAAGAAGATATTTATGTAAGTAGATTCATAAATAATAAATATACTAAGCCTGTAGCGTTGAGTTCAGCAATTAATACTGAAAAATATGAGTTTAATGCTTATGTTTCTCCTGATGAAAAGTTTATTGTTTTTACTTCTTACGGAAGAAAAGACGATTTGGGTAGAGGTGATTTGTATTTAAGCTATAAAGATGGAAAAGGTAATTGGTTGCCTGCTAAAAATCTTGGAGGCAGAATAAATTCAAAAGACTTAGATTATTGCCCATTCATAGATGTTGATACTAATATTTTATACTTTACATCAAGTAGGAGTAGTGTTCCTAAGAAAATGAAGAGTAAAAAAAGTTTGAAAGAAATTATAGATAATATTAATAGTTTACCTAATGGTTTAAGTAGAATTTATAGTACTTCTTTAAATAAAAAATAA
- a CDS encoding nuclear transport factor 2 family protein: MHKIITILVFFVVTTVVYGQTSLEEKEIKETINTFFKGLHNGDSTVIKSTLHTSIKIQTTSVNKEGKKILKTETKNQLLRAIASKKVSDIYFEKLLSYTIKVDGNLASVWTPYEFYYSGKFSHCGANSFQLFNNNGKWEIIYLVDMRRRSNCKALKK; the protein is encoded by the coding sequence ATGCATAAAATAATTACTATTCTTGTTTTTTTTGTAGTTACTACGGTAGTATATGGTCAAACTTCATTGGAAGAAAAAGAAATAAAAGAAACTATTAACACCTTTTTTAAAGGTTTACACAACGGTGATAGCACAGTTATAAAATCAACATTACATACTTCCATAAAAATTCAAACAACTTCAGTTAATAAAGAAGGAAAAAAAATACTAAAAACAGAAACTAAAAATCAACTCTTAAGAGCTATAGCCAGTAAAAAAGTTTCTGATATTTATTTTGAAAAATTATTATCATATACTATTAAAGTGGATGGTAACTTAGCATCTGTTTGGACACCTTATGAGTTTTATTACAGCGGTAAGTTTAGTCATTGTGGAGCAAATTCTTTTCAGCTTTTTAATAACAATGGAAAATGGGAAATTATTTATTTAGTTGATATGAGAAGGAGAAGTAATTGTAAAGCTTTAAAAAAATAA